The stretch of DNA ATCCTGATTACACGGATAATTTTTGACACACAGTTGAACAAAGAAAAGGTACTAAAGTTTTCAAATTCAATTACTGAAAACGTTTTGAAGAAGGTTAATATTGACTTTTTAGGTAAACGTAAGATAGCTTATATCATTTCAGGTATCATCATTATCGCAGGTATCGCATCCATGTCATCACAAGGATTAAAATATGGTGTTGACTTTAAAGGAGGTTTTTCCTATGTAATAAAGTTCAAAGAGGATGTGAAACCGCTTGAAATTACCGGATTGTTAACAGCACCTTTTCAGGATAATAAGCCTGAAGTAAAAGTATTCGGACCCAAGAATCAGGTAAAACTAACCACCTCATTTTTGATTAATAATACGGCTCCTAATGTGTCTGACTCCATTGAAACGATTATCAGAACAACAATGGAAAAAGCCTTTCCAGATAATCCAATGGAGATTTTAAGTACACAAAAAGTAGGACCAACCATTGCTGATGATATTAAAATCTCTGGTTTATGGTCTATTATCTTTTCCATGGTCGTTATTTTCTTATACATATTTATTCGATTCAGGAAATGGCAATATGCTGTTGCAGCAACCTTAACACCTTTGCACGATGTGTTGGTTATCTTGGCTGTATTTTCTATTTTCCAGGATATTCTCCCATTTTCCTTAGAAATTGATCAGGCATTTATTGCTGCCTTGTTAACCATTATTGGTTATTCGATTAACGATACCGTGGTTGTTTTTGACCGTATACGTGAAAAATTGAGCCTCATTAAAAACAGGCCATATTTTGCAACAGTTAACATGGCCTTGAATGAAACTTTAAGTAGAACATTGATCACATCGCTGACTACCTTATTTGTTGTATTTATTCTATTTGTATTTGGTGGTGAGGTCATACGTGGTTTCTCATTCTCATTACTCCTTGGTATTATTGTTGGTACTTATTCATCGATATTCGTTTCCACACCAATTCTGGTTGAATTTTCGAAGAAAGATGAAAAGAAAATCAGGGATAAAAATAAAGAATCATGAAAAGACAGTTTGCATTAGCATTATTAGTTTTTATAACCTTTGCTATACAAATAAACGTTTCTAAGGCACAAACAGCAAAACACTTTGAGCTTGTTCAAATTAGTACTGATTTTGGAGATATCGTTATTTGGTTATATGATCAAACACCTATACACAAGGCAAATTTTCTAAAATTAGCTAAAGAAGGATTTTACAATGGAACTACTTTCCACCGTATCATTAATAATTTCATGGTACAGGGAGGCGATCCGAACTCAAAAGGGAGTGATCCGAGCAAAATAGGTGGTGGAGGCCCTGGCTACACCCTGAAAGCCGAGATAATGCCAAGTCTGACACATACTTATGGAACAGTTGCTGCGGCTCGTATGGGCGACCAAATGAACCCCGAGAGACGTTCCAGTGGTTCTCAGTTTTATATTGTTGACAACAAACAAGGTACACCCCATTTAAATGGTGCTTATACCGTTTTTGGAAAAGTAATTTCAGGAATGAATGCGGTTGAAACGATTTCGGTACAACCAAAAGGCCAGCGTGATATGCCAACCAAGAATATTGTCATGAAAGAAGTAAAGGTTTTAAGTTTAACAAAAGCTGATCTCAAAACAAAATATAATTTCGTAGTTCCACAATAAGGAGCTACAGTTTGGGACATTAGCTCAGTTGGTTTAGAGCGCTTGCTTGACAGGCAAGAGGTCGGCAGTTCGAATCTGCCATGCCCCACCAACAAACAAAGGGTTTTCAAGGAATTGAAAATCCTTTTTCTTTTGATAGCGTAAACAAAGGAACAACATTCTCTTTGGCATTTGCAAACCATTTACAAACATTTATGGATATACTCAATAAATGAATTTCTGAACAAACCTCTTGACATTTTAATATTCAAGGACGAAAAAAACAAAGAGAAGAATATTCAAATAATTTTCTGATACAGCCATGCTATGAGGCTGTTCTGTAACAAAGAAAAGCAATTATTCCGATTTAAAAATGTACCTTGTCTTGGCAGAATAGATTTCATTAAGAAGAGAAGATAAAACCCAATACTAAAATGATATGTACACTTTGCAGTTCGCCTCTTACAAATAAAAAGGATGAGTATTATTATGATTGTGACAATTGTAAAGCAATTGTAAAAGATGAAATATATTACATAACAGCTGACAAAGAAAAAGCAAGATATGAAACCCACAACAATGACGTAAACAATATTGGTTATCAAAACTTTACAATGCCAATTACCAATTATGTAAAAGAGAAATTTTTACCAGAGCATAAAGGATTAGATTTTGGAAGCGGTACTGGCCCCGTTATTTCTAGTATGCTAATGAAGAAAGGTTATGACATTGTTCAATACGATCCATTCTTTACTCCTAATCAAAACTTATTGAATAATATGTATGATTATATTGTTTGTTGTGAGGTAGTTGAACATTTTCATAAGCCTAAAATAGAAATTGATAGCCTTACATCCTTATTAAACGCTAATGGGGTGTTGCTAATCATGACAATGCTATATAATGACCAGATTGATTTCAAAGGCTGGAATTATCGAAACGACTCAACACATGTTTTTA from Bacteroidota bacterium encodes:
- a CDS encoding peptidylprolyl isomerase, which translates into the protein MKRQFALALLVFITFAIQINVSKAQTAKHFELVQISTDFGDIVIWLYDQTPIHKANFLKLAKEGFYNGTTFHRIINNFMVQGGDPNSKGSDPSKIGGGGPGYTLKAEIMPSLTHTYGTVAAARMGDQMNPERRSSGSQFYIVDNKQGTPHLNGAYTVFGKVISGMNAVETISVQPKGQRDMPTKNIVMKEVKVLSLTKADLKTKYNFVVPQ
- a CDS encoding class I SAM-dependent methyltransferase is translated as MICTLCSSPLTNKKDEYYYDCDNCKAIVKDEIYYITADKEKARYETHNNDVNNIGYQNFTMPITNYVKEKFLPEHKGLDFGSGTGPVISSMLMKKGYDIVQYDPFFTPNQNLLNNMYDYIVCCEVVEHFHKPKIEIDSLTSLLNANGVLLIMTMLYNDQIDFKGWNYRNDSTHVFIYRKETIEYIANEMKLEIDILTDRFIVLRKTTPSNICP